Proteins encoded in a region of the Rutidosis leptorrhynchoides isolate AG116_Rl617_1_P2 chromosome 9, CSIRO_AGI_Rlap_v1, whole genome shotgun sequence genome:
- the LOC139866694 gene encoding uncharacterized protein: MIINKSALISVPSTEWNGSDGFKFIHFSDLITCRLPEKATADVIGRVHFDNREPKSYGGSAEEKSQYINLELKNLDGQIVGCTLFSKYMTKFLTLMKDIPDNQCVVLIIQFGPTAKYGSTDWNFSRIYIDTDLPAIKEFKQSLEAMCNKDDSEQTLGPSLTLALTPPVKSLDDWFTSALCVQCCDLSFENTGIFIVHAEIIAIEPDEQWSYIACKKCHKKANTISKEVDLTIDVDEQLALKRKCSACENPHVVVRFKVSVRVADENGVATLTLFESQVLKYVKESAYTLTKSLLEDQDFPVELDALLDNTLLFKLEVSGYNKKYSTSNYTVKDATTEAAFIEKYNEQLKIDKSKISTLSIKEDISELSMSAKCGSSSLPTEKNHAIDLSLNTRFTLPKKVVKQEPKESPLSVNCSTNKAKKSINLGDV; the protein is encoded by the exons ATGATTATCAATAAATCTGCTTTGATTTCAGTTCCTTCAACAGAATGGAATGGCAGTGATGGTTTCAAGTTCATCCATTTTTCTGATCTAATAACTTGCCGACTACCAGAGAAGGCAACTGCAG ATGTAATTGGAAGAGTCCATTTTGATAATCGCGAACCTAAGTCTTATGGTGGCAGTGCTGAAGAAAAGTCTCAATATATCAACCTGGAATTAAAAAATCTGGA TGGACAAATTGTTGGCTGCACTTTATTTTCCAAGTACATGACCAAGTTTCTAACTTTGATGAAAGATATCCCAGACAATCAGTGTGTTGTGCTCATTATTCAATTTGGCCCTACTGCAAAATATGgaa GTACAGATTGGAATTTCAGCAGAATTTATATTGACACTGACCTTCCAGCTATCAAAGAATTCAAACAAAG TCTTGAAGCAATGTGCAACAAAGATGATTCAGAACAGACATTAGGACCTTCTTTGACACTAGCACTGACACCACCTGTTAAATCACTTGATGATTGGTTTACCAGTGCCTTGTGTGTTCAATGTTGTGACTTGTCCTTCGAAAAT ACTGGGATTTTTATTGTACACGCTGAAATCATTGCAATTGAGCCTGATGAACAATGGTCATACATTGCATGTAAAAAGTGCCACAAAAAAGCAAACACCATCAGTAAGGAAGTTGATTTGACCATCGACGTAGATGAACAACTTGCATTGAAACGTAAATGTTCGGCATGTGAAAATCCTCATGTTGTGGTCAG GTTCAAAGTCAGTGTTCGTGTTGCGGATGAAAACGGAGTTGCAACTCTTACTCTTTTCGAGAGTCAGGTTTTAAAGTATGTCAAAGAATCAGCGTATACTTTAACAAAGTCATTGCTAGAAGATCAAGATTTCCCTGTTGAGTTAGATGCCCTTTTAGATAATACACTGCTTTTCAAGTTAGAGGTTAGCGGCTATAACAAGAAATACTCAACATCAAATTACACTGTTAAGGATGCGACCACTGAAGCTGCATTTATTGAGAAATACAATGAACAACTCAAG ATTGACAAATCAAAGATAAGCACTCTCTCAATAAAAGAAGACATCAGTGAACTTTCAATGTCTGCAAAG TGTGGATCGTCATCCCTGCCAACTGAGAAAAATCATGCTATCGATCTTTCACTTAACACAAGATTCACCCTACCGAAAAAAGTTGTGAAGCAAGAACCCAAAGAAAGTCCACTTTCAGTCAATTGCAGCACCAACAAAGCTAAGAAGTCTATCAACCTTGGCGATGTTTAA